Proteins encoded together in one Dasypus novemcinctus isolate mDasNov1 chromosome 9, mDasNov1.1.hap2, whole genome shotgun sequence window:
- the LOC101434567 gene encoding mRNA turnover protein 4 homolog — MWLTGAGRRLRSGDPGSGDSSPKPVGCRGVVTLLSDYEVCKEGDVLAPEQAPILKLFGYEMAEFEVTIKYMWDAQSGRFEQMGDDLPEHI, encoded by the exons ATGTGGCTaactggggcggggaggcggCTCAGGTCAGGGGACCCAGGGAGTGGGGACTCCTCCCCGAAGCCGGTCGGTTGCCGTG GTGTGGTGACCCTGCTGTCCGACTATGAGGTGTGCAAGGAGGGTGACGTGCTGGCCCCAGAGCAGGCCCCCATCCTG AAGCTTTTTGGGTATGAGATGGCTGAATTCGAGGTGACCATCAAATATATGTGGGACGCACAGTCTGGAAGATTCGAACAGATGGGAGATGACTTGCCAGAGCACATCTGA
- the LOC101433417 gene encoding LOW QUALITY PROTEIN: aflatoxin B1 aldehyde reductase member 2-like (The sequence of the model RefSeq protein was modified relative to this genomic sequence to represent the inferred CDS: inserted 2 bases in 1 codon), whose translation MPTSRPPPAPRAASGALVRAATVLGTMEIGHHILDAPASASAVRTFLDRGHTELDTVFVYSEGQSESILGDLGLRLGSSDCKVKIATKANPLEGKSRKPDSVQAQLETSLKRLQCSXGLFYLHTPDPVEETLRACHQLHQVGKFVELGLSNYAAWEVAEICTLCRNNGWVLPTVYQGMYNATTRQVETELLPCLRHFGLRFYAYNPLAGGLLTGKYKYEDKDKKQPVGRFFGNSWAEIYRNRFWKEHHFQDIALVEKALQAAYGTSAPSMASAALRWMYHHSQLQGARGDAVIVGMSSLEQLENLTASDEGPLEPAVVEAFDQGWDLVAHECPNYFR comes from the exons ATGCCCACCTCCCGACCGCCACCAGCGCCTCGAGCTGCCTCAGGAGCCCTGGTTCGGGCCGCCACGGTGCTGGGCACCATGGAGATCGGGCACCACATCCTGGACGCGCCCGCAAGCGCCTCGGCCGTGCGCACATTTCTGGATCGTGGCCACACGGAGCTGGACACGGTCTTCGTGTACAGCGAGGGCCAGTCCGAGAGCATCCTGGGCGACCTGGGGCTGCGGCTGGGCAGCAGTGACTGCAAAG TGAAAATCGCTACCAAGGCCAACCCTTTGGAAGGGAAGTCGCGGAAGCCCGACAGTGTCCAGGCCCAGCTGGAGACATCGCTGAAACGACTGCAGTGCTC CGGGCTCTTCTACCTGCACACGCCGGACCCCGTGGAAGAGACCCTGCGTGCCTGCCACCAGCTGCACCAGGTG GGCAAGTTTGTGGAGCTTGGTCTCTCCAACTACGCTGCCTGGGAGGTGGCCGAGATCTGTACCCTCTGCAGGAACAACGGCTGGGTCCTGCCAACTGTGTACCAG GGCATGTACAACGCCACCACCCGGCAGGTGGAGacggaactcctcccctgcctccgACACTTTGGATTGAGGTTCTATGCCTACAACCCTTTGGCTG GGGGCCTGTTGACCGGCAAGTACAAGTATGAGGACAAGGACAAGAAACAGCCTGTGGGCCGCTTCTTTGGGAACAGCTGGGCCGAGATCTACAGGAATCG CTTCTGGAAGGAGCACCACTTCCAGGACATCGCCCTGGTGGAGAAAGCCCTGCAGGCAGCTTATGGCACCAGCGCCCCCAGCATGGCCTCGGCCGCCCTCCGCTGGATGTACCACCACTCTCAGCTCCAG GGTGCCCGTGGAGATGCGGTCATCGTGGGCATGTCCAGCCTGGAGCAGCTGGAGAACTTGACAGCGTCTGACGAAGGGCCCCTGGAGCCTGCCGTGGTGGAGGCCTTTGATCAAGGCTGGGACCTGGTTGCCCACGAGTGCCCCAACTACTTCCGCTGA